Below is a genomic region from Equus caballus isolate H_3958 breed thoroughbred chromosome X, TB-T2T, whole genome shotgun sequence.
TGTCACTTCAATGAAGAGGTTGAATTAGATGGATGCTTAGGGCCCTTCCAATTCCAACTTCCTAGGGTTCTATGCACTGAGGCAACTCTTGACTTCACTTGATTTTACCTCCATTTCTTCAGGTCTGGCAATTCTCTCTTTTCAGCCCAAGCTCTGCATCAGAGTAATGTTATATTGACTTCTAGCTTCATCGGTGCCACTGCCCAGCATGGCAAAGACAAGGTTTTAACAATGACGAGGGCCACTGCCTTTCCTTCTGAGTCTGCAGGTTCTGAGGCCTCTTGTCTCTTTCACATTCTCTGACAGAGGCTGAAACTTGGATCCCATGATGGCATGCTGCACAGCCATATCCTAACTCCCTATGCTTGATCAATTCACCATTTATCAAGACGTGGTCACTTGTCCTGAAATGTCAGGGCACTAAGAATGCCCTTAGAAATCACCTTGTCCATCGTCCTCTCCACCACCACACCATTGTTTTCCAGATACATGTGAGGATCAGAAGGGGGAAAGGACTTGCACAAAGTCGCTCATGGAGGCTGCAGATCAGGATTAGAACCTAGGGACTCTGATTTCATGTTCAATGCTATTTCCACAGCACCTCTTTGTTAACCATATTGCCAGGAATAAAGCCTTATTTTTCTGGCTAtacattattctttcatttaaaaaaaagcaacacacatttacaatgtgccaaacactgtgctcGGGACTGGGAAAAATGCTGACAGGAAGAAGCCATCTCTGCCCTGAGATTCACCTAGGCTGTTAACTAAGTGTTCCTTCTTATAGTACTAGCTTGGGCTTAATGCAGCAGAGCAGGTTACTAtcatcccctcctccaggcacCCACCCACCTGCACTTACGTAGCCAAGGTCCAAAATGCTTGGAAACAGAGGTAACATACAGAATTAAACACCATTTTATTGACTCACTTCGATGCACaagcattcactgagcacctgctgatTCAGTCCTAACCTTATCCCTAAGAATCTATTGCATCCTAACAATGGAACtaatcatcaaaagagaaagctCAGGTTCCCACTGAGTGGTTCTGTGGATGTTCACTATGAAAGTAATCCTCTGTAAACCATGAACGTGTCTCGCAATGGTCCTTTGCATATTGCATCTTATTTTCACAACTGTGTATTGGGGAGAGGATTCCAAGGAGAGAGTGACACACTAAGGAATGGGTACAAACAGGAAGGACCAAGTTTAGGAGATTAAGGAAATAGGAAGCACCTGGAAAAGTCCAGTTTTTGGTGTGCAGCCGGTCAAGGCCAGGTATAAACTAATAACAGAAGGGGCAAGCAAGtttctgagagcaaaggggtttGCAAGGTCTGTAATAGAGATAACGGGGGAAAGAAGCAGTCAATTGTGATGAGCCTTGGTCAGCAGACAGTCTTATCTagcaagagaggaaagggagggaggagcaggtaaGTCAGCAAGGGTTAGATAGACGAGTTAAATCTACGAATGTAACCTGCACACATTCAAATACTCCCCCTGGCAAAGGGTGTGAAGTAGGGGAGGGGAGTTGGTGCTGCTGTCAGTGAATTTATGGCCAAGGGTGAGTGTGAGGTGGAGACACGAGCCAGACTTCATCATCCAGTTACTTCATTTAGTCTCATGCCTGAGAATCCATATCTTGTGAGAACTCTATCAGAGTGTGATTCCAGTTGTTAATGGTGagcatttaaagaaaactatTGAGGGGAAATTCATGTATTCTGAAGATAACCACtctaaagtgtataattcagtggcattttgtacattcacaatgctgtgaaaTCATcccctctgtctagttccaaaacattttcatcactcccaaaGGTGATCTCACAGCCGTTAAGCAGTGACCCCCTTCTCCCAGTCCTTagcagccactaatctactttctgtctctatggaattgcctattctggatatttcacatcaGTGGACACATACAATACGCAGCCTTTTGTGTCTACCTTCTTTTGCTTATCATCATGTTTTCTAGGTCCATCCACATTGGTGCATGTATCAGTACTCAATCCTTTTTTTGGCTgacaatattccactgtctggatatactaaattttgtgtattcattcatccattgttgaatgtttaggttgtttctacctgttgtgaatagtgctgccaaGAAGATTCAGTTATAATTATTTGATTGAATACCTGTTTTTAGTTCTTTTGAGTATGTAACTAGCAGTGTAATTACTGAGTCATATGGAATCTAGATGTTTAACTTTTAGTGAAACTTTTTTTCCACGGTGGCTGTACTtatgtacattcccaccagcaatgtctgagacTTTCAGTATCTCCGTACCCCTGGCAATACACGTTCTAagctgtcttttttattatagccaatCGATagtgtgtgaagtggtatctcattgtgcttttgattgcatttccccagtgactaatgatgttgagcatcttttcatgtgtttatgtcTGAGGGACAGTCACTGTAAATATCATTTATTCCTGTGGATGAGCcatactttcttatttctttgcatgcctcctatttcttttttaatgaaaactggACATTTCGAATATAATAATGTAGTAACTCGGGAAATTAGATGTTTCTCCTTCTTAGGATTTCTCATTGTTGCTTGCTGTATGTTGTAGTGCTTGCTTGTTTCACGACCTTTcgaaactaattttttaaagactttgtcATGTGTAGTCTCTAAAGTCTCTGTTACTTTAGCTTGTGGTCAGCTAGCGATTTAGCCAAAATTACCTTAAATTCCTGGAGTccataaaaaataatcagaaaaaaatacccTTCTGGTCTTTGCAGATTGGTTCTGTGTTGGAGCACTTTCTCAGTGCTTAGCCAATGCATTTATAACTGTACCTTGGCCTTCACTTTCTGCTTGCACTGAGCCTAAAATCAGCCAGAAGTGAAAGCTGAGGGCCTTCTCAAGACTTGTCTGAACACCCCTCGTGCCCTGGGCATGCATGTGGCTGTTTAGATTCCCCATTACATGTgagagcttttcaaagcccttgTTCCCCCAAGTAACTCTCCCCAGCTTTTCTTCCCAGGCTTCTGATGTGTTTATTATTTACTCAAGCTGTAATCCTTTGCTCCAGCTACCCATAACTTGTTCATTTGCCCTTTTTCCAGGAGCACCCCCTACTGAGCCATTTTTCTGCTCTGAGAGAATTTTGAGTTATGCAAAACAAAGGCTAGTACCTTGCATCTGTCCTTCAGGGAACCCCCAGACAGATCAAAACACAATTCCTGGGAAACAAGTTCGAGTCTACTCCTTGTAGAACCAGGTACCCATGTGGCGAATACAGGCTGCTGCCTTTACCACTGCCATCACaccagggaggggagtggggcaaGGCTAAATTAAGATGCCACAAAGCTCTCCAACtgtatttttccccattttctgcATTCAGCATTCACTCGGTTACTGTAATCCTTTGAATGTATTCCAGAGTTCTGACATAgttgattctgacagtttttgctCATTTCCTTGGTGTTTCTGTGGAAGACAGGCCCTTGGAGCTCCCTAGTCTCCAGTTGTTGCTGAGCAAACATTATGACTATGGCCCCtgaacacaagccacagacttcATCTGGTGCTTGACCTGACAGTGATCTGTTGAAGCACTGGGGGGGAAGGTGATGGCAATGGACTTCAGTGATGCCTGAATACCCAACTCAATCACAGCAATCAAAGTGAGTCTTTTAAAATTGAAGTCCCATTAGGAGGAGCAGCTCTCTGTAGCACACAAGTGGATGGACTTTAGGGCCAGACATCCTGGCTTTGCAGTCTGGCTCTTACCTGCACTAGCTGAATAGCCTTGGACAACTTTCCTAACCTCACTTGCCTTGTAACCAGGTCCAAAACTGAGCCAAAAATAAAATGGGGTCTCAGCTAGATTTTTGACAGTGGTCCCCTGGAGACTGCTTTCATAACCTACTTCCCATATGATATTTACTGCGGATCTAATCTTGGGCCATGAGTTGTTTTTAAGAAGATCTGTTCTTCATCCTTGAGCAAGTTCCAACGTGTTTGAGCCAGTGAGACCACAAGATGGCCACCAAGACTCAAATTGAGACTGCACAAGTGACAGGAGGATGACCTGGGGGACTGAGCATTCCCCCACACATCATCTCAAGGACACAATCTTTTGAACGTGGGATGTATGACAAAACGTGAAAATCTTCTGTGCTTGCACAAAATGCCTAGGACTGCCCCCAaccttccctctcctgctccttTGTTCTAGAAAACCCCTAACCAACAGCCAGttagggagacagatttgagcttggactcctgtctccttgctggtcaaCCTCACAATAAAGCTTTTTCCCTTCTACAAAGACCGATGTCTCGTGTTTGGCTTACGGGGTTCATCAGGCAGCGAGCCCTTGCTTGTTTACAGCCAAGGATTGAGAgaaaccaccagaaactaggagagaggcCCTGGAATAGACTGTCCCGCAGGGTCTCCAGAAAGAATCACCCCTGCTGTCACcgtgatttcagacttctggcctccagaactgtgagagaataaatttctgttgttttaagccacctggtttgtggtaatttgtcatggcagccccaggaaacgaaCACATCCCTCGAGGACGTCTTTGTGTGTCAGGCCCCCGAGAATTCTAGTCTCTTCCTCAGTCCACATCTTACCATCCTGTTTAGTTTACCTGCAACAGTATCAAGTCAGTGAATTAAGGCTGGTCCCACTGTAGTGAAGTTCAACGTTTTCCCCCATTGACCTAAACCAGTGGTGCTCAAACTTTAGCGTGTTTCAGAAGAACTGGAGTCCCTGCAAAACCCTGATGGCTAGCGGCCGACCTTCAGCATTTCCAATTCAGTAGGTCGGGAGTGGGGTCCGAGAACTTGCCTtgctaacaagttcccaggtgttagtgatgctgctggtctaaAGCAGCCCAACAGCACCATCTGGTCTCCTGGCAAGCTAGGTCATCCATCGTCTGCATTCAATAAAACGCACCAGAGGCCAGCCCACCATCTATATCGTTACAGGAAGTGattataactttatattttcatttattgaggctgcaataaaagaattaaaacaggCTTACGCAATAACTTAAAGAGATTCCTTTCAATCACACTAAGGTGggccaaaacaaacagaaaagacacAAAGATAGATTTGACTCCGTGttatttatgtaaaaaagaaaCCCGCAGCTTATTCATTTcaaacaaacttttatttttaacgtGAACGAACGTTGCCATCCATCTATATCAATGAGATGTCAGTTAACATCATTGTTGGGTGATGAAGTATGAAACAAAACTCATGCTTTGGGCTGCTGCAAACTAGAATATCCATGAGgaacaaattcatttttttctttcaccatcCGTTTCTTTCTACGCCTTCGGACTGTAGGATGGAATAAGAGGCAATTAACAATTTGTACACCATTAACACGCAacagtgactttttaaatatgaGTCAACCCTATGTACATCTGTTGTCtcaacaagcagaaaacaaaatgtttttttcttgtaaccCAGACCCTTGGATATCATGGCCCACATGCCTCAATCATTTGACCACATCAACCTCGTCTCCCTCTTGCCCACCACTataaatgtgtgatttttttcttgagaggCCACTCTGTGATTTAAATAAGTCTTTCCACTTCAAAAGTCTGGGCTCTTTACACAAATCATAAATCCCTTATACTCCCAGACCTTCCGTTTCCATATCTATAAAATGTGGCGAGGCTGTTATTAGATATCCACAGCTGTGAACAttcaggaagagagagggagcagagggagaggagagagagaaggatggacAGAGGAAATATAAGACTTAATTATCAATTCATTGATAAACAATAGTTTACTAtgactaattttcttttcttgtgaatgTCACATGAAACACAAAAATCTAAATTGAACTACTATTTGTGAATTAATCTTGAAATGCGGTCTTACTACTTGGAAAGGTGTCACCTTCTCAAAGGCATCGTTATTACAAGGGACTACATTTCTGTGGCCAGGGGATGAAGGCACAGCCAGTGCGTGGCCTGGCCACCTTAGCTGCTGCTTCTGGAGACCATCCTCTCAAAAAACACTGGTCTCTAAATGTCCCAGGTCTGATAAATTTACGGCTCTAGTAGTCTTATAGCTACAGGACAAAGGACTGGTGGCTAAGAATGAAGTACATTTCAGGACATACTGCCTCTAGATTTCCTAGTATACAAGGATATGATTAACATAAAACTGTTCCTTCAAAACTGAATTTCAAAACGTTTTTCCTATTTACTTTGCAGAAAAACTTCCAAACATAAAGTTGTCAGTAACAGGCATACGTCAGGAACGATTAGTTACTGTTCCAGGCTACACGTTAATACCTGGATTCTCCGGGGCTGCCCTCTGCGCAGTCCATGTCCATTTCGAGTCCTTCTTCTGGTTCTTCACGTTCatcctcttcctcacctcccgCTTCCTGGGCCTCCTCCTCAGAGTTGCCATACTTATATTCAGCCACTTCTTTAGCGAAGAATGATACGGACTCTGGGATCACAAGCGGGTggaaaaaatattccaatttAAAATCAGTATGGACATCCAGAACTCCCGCCTCAGGAGAATCTGGAGAATAGAAATACGTTAAAAACAAGTCTAGCTTCCATCTGCCACCATACAAATGTCCCCCTCCACATCTTTGGCATGAAGTAGTCTATGCAGAAGTCGAAATAGCATGATGCACACACAATGGTATCAACCAGTTACCtccacaaaatataaatttaaacagtaaaataaaataacaagaacagCTGGGCATCTTCCTCCTGGTTGAAACAACACTTCCGTGGCCCTCCCATTTCTGCTGCTTGAGAGTTTTTACGGTGACGTTTTTCCCCTCTTCCAGTACATCTCACACCCCCTGCTGCTGATTCTGGCCcttgggagaaggagggagcaggCTCATCTGGTTCTGACAGCATCTGGTGTGTTTTTGTCAGAACTTCACTGGGAAAGATTTGTTTGATTTAAAGACAAATTCTGTGGTGAAGCTCATTAGCTCCTCAACCCCTGCAAAGGGCGCCAGGGCCATTTCATCCTTTTCTTGGATCATCTTACCAAGAATCTTCACCTTTTTAAAAGCCATCAAGCAAAAGCGAGGTATACCATTTGTTTGCCCTTTTCCTTCAGGCTCACTGTCCacttcctcccagctccctcctgagCACCTGCTTCCCAGTGACATTCACCTTCTGTGGGCTCATGAATTGCACTGATGATCTCAGATCTCTTATTGAACAGGGCTTCGTAAAAATCGTACTTTTTCTCAAGACTGTACAGGTCTCTACAGAATTGGGAATGCTTCAGCCAGAAGCGTTTCGAAAAAAATGGACCTGTAGCTTAATCACCTGAGGCAAGCGCTAAGAGTGGCCTGCAAGTGAGCCAGCTGCGCCCACGGAGGCTCCGAGAGCCTGAAGATGTGGCCTCCATCCACCACCTCAGTTTCCTAGGGTGCacagccccagcctcccccaggaCATGGCAGTGTCAGCCAGCACTTCACCCTCCCAGGCCTTGACCTCCACCGGTTCCTCTGCCTTCTGGGATGCAGCCCTGTCTGCGGGTTCCTCCAGCTCCCAGGCGGATGCACCCTCTGCCAGGTACTTGCCGTCCCAGACCTGGGCTCCCGGGATGTGCCACCCTCTCCCTGGTCCTCGGGCTCCTGAGATTGCGGCCTGACCACCACGGAGTCAGCGTGGGGCGGGACCAGGATGTGGTCCTTCTCATGGATGCGGTGTAGAAGGGAATGGACCAGAGCCCAGAACAGGGACCACGAGCGCGCCATGGGGAGCTCACAGAAGCCCAAGACAACTTCTGCGGCCTCCTTaccatcctcctcttcctctttgtccACATGATTCTCACGCTCTTGCTCGTCgctttcttcctgctcctcttcTTCGTCCTCCTCACCCacttcctctgcctctccctcctcctgctcgtcctcctcctccccaactgcctcctcctctcctggcacCCACTCCTCTTCTACCTGCTGTACATCCCAGTTCTCGATGATGACTTCGGGGATGTCCAGCCAAACCTCTTCTTCCACATGAGCTTGCACTATTGCCTGGAAGTCCCCAGGGTATGCGGCCCTTGCGACTTCTGCCCCCAACTCCGCAGACTCGGTGGATCTGGGGTCCTGGCCCACCCCACCACGGGCTCTGTTCTGGCCACCAAGGTCTGGGCTTCCCTTCTCTATGTCAGACATGGTGGGAGAGACGCAGCACTCTGCCTCAACTTGGGAAAACTGATCTGGCGGTTTCATAACGGTAACAAAGATGGCGGCCACCAGGCTAACTATGGCTGCGGAAACCTGTTGGCAGCAAGGCCTGCTGGGAAATGGTGGCGGCAGCAGAGAAGATGGcggcgggggtggggagtgggaacAGTCTGTGTTGGTGTGTGACGGGAGGCGGGGCTTAGAAGGGTCAACAAAGGTCCTCTTCCCCATTGTGAGCTCTAAGCTCATTTGCTGAAAGGTGAGGATTGACACGCCTGGCGTCCAATGAATTTTCAAGCCACTCAGCTTCCGGGATTTGagtccttcctctctttcccttgaGGCGTGAGAGCCGTGGGTTAGTCCTGGAGCCCAAGCATGTCCTGTCTTTATAATTCTACCGTGGCCAGCAGAACTAAAGTATTCCGATATGGAGGCATCCCGCTGCACAGGGTGAATTGTTACCCTGATTTCCACCTGGAGATGGCTCATGCCAATAGGGACAGAGTCATAAAAAGACTACATAGTTCAGATTTCACCAATAGTAAAAACCTACCTTagcagagagaacagaagaaTTTGGACGTTTTCCCGTTATTAAACCTGCTTTGAGTAAAAGCATACAAAATTGTAATGGATGCAGTCACAACAGAGAGTTGCAGAGCGGGAAGGTGTTTAATAAACGCTGCTTAATTTACCTCAGGCCtccaaagaatgaaaaaataaagagagatacTTCTTTTAAAGCACCAAGCTAAGCATGATAGACATTAAAAAGCAGGCTTCCTAGAGTGATTCCTGAGTCAACAGTCCAAGACTTTTTGTTGTATTCAGCCCCACTCAGCCAAGATGACAAGTGTAAACAATTCTGAAAATTATGAAGAAAGCCACAGCTATTTTATACTGGTTCCATCTACCACTGTTACCGGGCAAGAAGCACCAAAAGAATTCCTGATGAATCCTCTGAGTTCAGACATACTTCTCCCTATCCCCATAATGTAGCAACAACTCACATCTCCGCATGGCATGAGGGTCAACTTGCCCCTCTACTATATACATTCCTGTCTTTGCCTGCTGATCCTCTGCCTCAAGGAGGCTGCAAAGACCAGGTGGTGGCTGTAGCTTCAAGTTCAGTAGAAGCCAACCTGTATCCCTTACCAGAAGCAGTCTCTCTTGAGACCCAGAACATAATATGGCTGACTCTAACGTTTCAGGGATGGGAAGCATGTATTCTGCAAGTGTGCTAAGGGGAATGATGGTGAGAGGAGCTGTTGTAGCCATTCCGCAAAGAAAGGATGGATCTTTCCCCTCAACTAAAATTTGCTTCGGATATCAAGACTGATGAAACTACACTGACTGATGCTAAGAAGGTATGATGAGGCTTATTACTTACATAGTGAGGCTTTCATAGAAGAGCAGGAAGCCTTCCCAAACTGGTCTGAAAATGGTTTGAGAGAGGGGGGAAAGGAGACTAGcttcaggtttttgttttgtttagatgGTGGGGCCAGGATGAAGGTTCTGATGCAGAGGTAGTGGTTTGCATGGTTTGAACCTCCTATTTGTTTCCAAGAAGAGATTACCTAGGATTTCTTGTCAGCTTGCCCATATATGGggtggaagggaagaggaagggctGAGGCCTAAAAGTTCTCAGCACTCAAACATCATAAAGTGGAATCAGACTCATTTTTAAGGGAGCTCATTTGATTTTCACCCCTTGGTTCCCAGATTCATGTACACTAGATTCGGGGACACAGCATCAAACATCACTTTTTGATTCAGCGCATATACCAGATCCTGGAGGAAAGTGCCCCAACCACGCAGAGTATTGTACCTGAACTGACACTTCAGCTGAGCTGCTCCACCTGGTGGGCGAAATTTAGCCAAACACAAAGGAGATGTTGTTGACCATACATACTCCTCCCTCTTGAGTCTGAGTGTACCTGACAGCCAGTCTATTATGCATTACAACCTTACAAGGAAGTTTAGATTGATTTCCTGATCTTCTAGAACTTGTGCTGTCTCATTGACTATGATAGCTAAAGTTAAAGATAGGTTCCTGATCATTGTCTCTAGGGCATGGACACTGATGTCAGGGGTTTGGAATCAGGAGTCAATGTATCCCCAGGTAGGACAGCACTCTTTACCTGGTGTCCCAACAAGTGGTCCAAGGTGTGGTGCCACTTCCAATAAATACAGGAGACATTACATGAATGAAAAAATCACTGCTGTCCCTGATGGAAAGATGTTCTGTGGCCCACTCTCCAACACATACAAGAATATAACCCAAAGAGGCTTCATACGCTTGATTTGGATCATCTTTATATTGGTTTGGTAAAGCCACATGGGCAGTGGCACCGAATGGATACAGCTTCTATATGCATACATTCCACTGGTGCCATGGGTGCATCAAGAGACCTGTATGGTTTTGTATCAGTCTTTCTGAAACAGGGTTGTACTGGTCAGAGTGTTTGTACCTATATGAGGGGGTTCAAGTTTGATGGCCATGGCAGTAGGAAATTTTCTGTTCCTATAGTGTGTGGATAGAATGACAAAGCTCATAGGGATTCAGTCAGCCACGGCTGCCAGTTGACTCAAGTGGACCATGGAGATATTTGCCAAGCTGTGGTGCTGGATCCAGGGGACATAAAGCACTGAGTGTTCCCCCATCCCCAAACCTGCCAGGGTATAAGGAGCTCAAATCAAGATACGAAGATTGTTGCTTTCTCCAAGGTACTGAGGTTGTTGCTTTCCTTCTATGGCCACATAGTCTGTTTGTCCTAATCTAGTAGTTAGTACCTCTCCTATTGACCTAGCCATTCCCCACCTGCACTCAGACCTATCTAGATATGCCAGGGGTTACGTGGGCTCTGGCGCAATAGTGGAACTTGCATTGGTTTATGATATCCCCTATTGCTGTCTGAGTAGGCCACCACAAGCGTAATCTAGGTTTCATGAATTCCAACAACGGATCATTAGTCATGTGATCTGTGACCCACAAACCCAATGACTGAAGCCGGTTGACAGTAGAAGCAATAGGCTGGAGTCACTCTTCCTTTTTTGTCTAACTAACGtcagtgaagaaaaagaaaaagaagaggaatggtTGGGGATTATCAGTGTAGGAACACTGATACAGAGAGCTAGCCTCTCTGTTCTCTGACCCTTTCTATCCTGCATTCTCCAAACAACCATCAGAAAGGgaattttcttttgctgtaaaCAGCTTCATATCATGACCATATAGTCTGTTTTGATGTCTAGTCTGGCAATGATTCTGGCAACATTGACTGTCCAGCAATCTTTTATAGTCGAGGCTTTGAAAATCCGCTCTACCTCTTGATGATGCCAGCAGCTTGAGTATAAAAAGGGGCATGGAATGCCTGTTGAATGTCATGCCCCTCAGCGCACTGTTGAGTCTCCTTCATCATGAATGGCCTCCACTGAAAGATTGTAAGTGACCAAAAAGGTGGCAGAATTTAGATTCAAGTGTTACCATGGTGTGGCCAGAATCTGCTACTCATATAGGAATGGCAACTTCATAGCCTGAATAATTTTCAATGGTTGTTAGACATCAAAAGTAGCCACCATATGGCAGCACAGGATGGAAATAGTTTCTTTGCCAGGAATGCACAGGGCTCAGAGTCATGTAACCTGTTGATAGGTAGCATAGATTGAGGTCTTTTGAGCCCATTGGATTCTGGTGGTAGGATCACTTTCCCAGTCTGATAATGAATTCAGGTAGCACTGCTAGCCTCCAGGGCTATGCAGACCCAATTGGTCACACTGTTTGATTTAGTCTCTTCTGAGTATGGATACTTTCCATACTGTAGCAATGGCATTTGAGAGCTCATGGCTCCACAGAGGCATGTCTTTTATATATCAGTCATCATCCCCCATGATCTCAAACAGACAGCTAGGCTATTGGCCATAGCCCAAGAGCCAGTGAAAATACAACACGCCTCCTCCTTAGAAGCATCGTCTAAAGGAAGGGTGGCAGCTTTCAATATGGCCCACGGTGCTGACTGGCCCTCACTGCATTTAGGGTTGTCATTGGAGTTGAATGACTGCTGACACCCAGGGACGCTATTAGCTTTGATTTTGGCCAAGACACCAATAAGCCAAGGCCAAGTATCCTTGGGGACTTCTTGGAAGTGTGGTTTCCAGTTAGCTAAAGGCTTCCTTTGTGATTGAGCAAGTGGAGGTGAAATGGCCCCTAAAGGGGTGGCTGCAACCTTTTCATATAAGGAGGAACCAGGTATAGGACCAGACTTGCTTCTCAAATATaacatttccatttaaaagaaaaggttGTTGTACCTTTCCAACTTGGTTGTTAATATCTGAGTGCCACAAACTCAAGATGGGGATGTCTGGATATGATGTTACCTGGCAGTCCTGACTAAAGCTCTCATTCTCCACAAATGTCCAGTAACAGGCGAGTAGCTGTTTCCCAGATAGTGTGCAGTGGATGGTCCTGTCAGGGAGGCAGTGAGTTCAGAACTCCAAGAGGCACTTCCAGGTGGAGGTGGTCTTCCTTGCTAGAAGCTCAAATCAGAATAGTTATCAGTAGCAGATATTTGTATGTCCAAAGGACCCTTGGAGTTTTACAGGCACCAAAGGGAGGGCTGCTGAGAAAACGTGTCGCACTCCCCCCAGCTGCCTGCTA
It encodes:
- the LOC138921787 gene encoding cyclic nucleotide-gated channel beta-1-like, producing MGKRTFVDPSKPRLPSHTNTDCSHSPPPPPSSLLPPPFPSRPCCQQVSAAIVSLVAAIFVTVMKPPDQFSQVEAECCVSPTMSDIEKGSPDLGGQNRARGGVGQDPRSTESAELGAEVARAAYPGDFQAIVQAHVEEEVWLDIPEVIIENWDVQQVEEEWVPGEEEAVGEEEDEQEEGEAEEVGEEDEEEEQEESDEQERENHVDKEEEEDESVSFFAKEVAEYKYGNSEEEAQEAGGEEEDEREEPEEGLEMDMDCAEGSPGESSPKA